The Microlunatus antarcticus DNA segment CCTGCACGGCGGGCCCGAGGCCCAGGAACGTCCGACCTTCAGCCCCCAGCACCAGGCCATGGCCGCGGCCGGCATCGCCGTGTTCGCCCCGAACGTCCGCGGCTCGTCCGGCTTCGGCCGCGCGTTCGTGCACGCCGACGACGTCCGCGGCCGGCGCGACGCGTTCGACGACGTGCTCGCGTGCGAGGAGTTCCTCGTCCGGCTCGGGGTCGCCGAGCCGGGTCGCGTCGCCGTGACGGGACGCTCGTACGGCGGCTACCTCACCCTGGCCATGCTCGCCTTCGTGCCCGGGGTCTTCGCCGCCGGCGTCGACATCTGCGGGATGTCGGACCTGCACACCTTCTACCGCGACACCGAGCCGTGGATCGCGGCCGCGGCGGTGACCAAGTACGGCGACCCGGAGCGCGACTGGGCGCTGCTGCGCGCGCTGTCGCCGATGCAGCAGGTGGCCAACATCGACGTCCCCCTGCTCGTCGCCCACGGCGAGCTCGACACCAACGTCCCGTACGGCGAGGCGACGCAGGTCGTCGCGGCGCTGCGCGAGCTCGGTCGGCCGGTCGAGCTCCTGCCGATCCCCGGCGAGGGCCACGAGTACCGGCGCGCGGACTCGCGCCGGCTGCTGCTCGGCACGATGCTGCTGTTCCTCGACGAGGCGCTCGGCCGGTAGGGACGGCACGGCACCGACCCCTCGTACGTGTCGCGGCGGGGGTGCGGCATCATGCCAGCAGGCGGCGGGGTGCCGCCCGTCTGACGCAGGAGGAAGCCCATGAGCGTTCTAGTCGCCGTCACCGACAGCCCGGAGGGCCTCGCCGCCCTCGAGGCCGCCGCCAACGAGGCCGCCCAGCTCCACGTGCAGCTCACCGCGATCAACCTCACCGGCGCCGAGCTCGACACCTCCCGGCTCGCCGCGGGCGTCCCCGTCGAGGTCGTCGTCCCCGACGGCGCCTCCGACATCGACGAGGTCGAGCAGGTGCTGCAGGCCATCGAGGAACGTTCCGAGGTCACCCGCCTCGTCGTCGGCGTCCGCAAGCGTTCCCCCATCGGCAAGGCCGTCCTCGGCAGCATCGCCCAGCGCCTGATCCTCGAGTCGACGGTTCCGGTGCTGTCGGTGAAGACCACCGACGCGGAGACCCGCAGCTAGGGTCACCCCGTCGAGAGTGCGCTCGCGCACCCTTCGAAGCCCTGAAGGGGTGCCCAAGCGCACGCTCGCGGTTGCGGCCGAAGTTGTCCACAGGGCAAGGGCGCATGGCCGCCGACTTCGGGCAGAGTCGGTGCGTGCCCAAGCCGTTCACCACCTCCCAGGCCGCGAGCCCGGGCCTCGGTCGCGGACGGCTGCGTGGTCGGAGCGTGAGGCGCCAGCTCCGCGGTGCCTACCTCCTCGGTGACGAGGATCCGGGCGAGCGGGACCGTGTCGCTGCGGCCTTGCTCGTCCTGCCGTCCGGCACCGGCGCGGACGGACTGACCGCCCTCCGTCTGCAGGGTGTCGACCTCGGCGGGGCTGCCCCGCTCCGGTTCGTCACCACGCACCCCCATCCGGTACGCCGGCCCGAGGTCCGGGTAAGGCGGACCTCCACCCAACCGCAGCTGGCGACCGTCGGCGAGCTCCCGTCCCTCGGACCCGAGGACGCGTTCGTCGCCAGCGCCGTCGACCTCGATCTCGTCGAGCTGGTGGCTGCCGGGGACTGGCTCGTACGCCTCGGATGCACCACTCCGGAAGCGCTCGTCGCAGCGGCATCCATCGCGTCGGGGCGAGGGTCCCGCGTCGCACGACGAGCGGCGGCTCTCGTCCGCGCGCGGGTGGACTCGGTGCAGGAGACGCGGCTCCGGCTGGTGATCGTCCTGGCCGGACTTCCTGAGCCCGACGTGAACCCAGTCGTCCTCGCGCGCGGGCGTCCGGTCGGCCGGGTGGACCTGCTGCTGTGGGCGTATCGCACCGTCATCGAGTACGAGGGCGATCAGCACCGCACCGACCGCACCCAGTGGAACCGCGACATCCGACGCCAGGAGCAGCTGGTGGCCGACAAGAATCGGTTGGTCCGGGTGACCGCCGAGAGGATGCGGTCCCCGCGAGCGGTCGTGCTCACCGTCTACGAGGCGATCGTCGAGGGCGGCTACCGCGGTCCTGCACCCAGCTTCGACGACGAGTGGCGGCACCTCTTCGCGACAGTGCACCTGCGCACCTGAGACCGACAGATCCAGGTGCGCGAGCGCACTCTCGCTACGTCAGGCGCTCGAGGACCAGCTCGCGTACGCGGCCGGCGTCGGCCTTGCCGCCCATGGACTTCATGACCGCGCCGATGAGGGCGCCGGCGGCCTGGACCTTGCCGGCGCGGATCTTGTCGGCGACGCCCGGGTTGGCGGCGATGGCCTCGTCGACGGCCGCGCCGAGAGCGCCGTCGTCGGAGACGACCGCGAGGCCACGCTTCTCGACGACCTCGGACGGCGAGCCCTCGCCCGCGAGCACGCCCTCGAGGACCTCGCGGGCCAGCTTGTCGTTGAGCGTGCCGGCGTCGACCAGGCCCTGGAGCTGCGCCACCTCGGCCGGGCCCACGGGCAGCTGCTCGAGCTCGACGCCGTCGGCGTTCGCGCGGCGGGTCAGCTCGCCCAGCCACCACTTGCGGGCGGCCTGCGGCGTCGTGCCGGCGTCGACGGTCGCGGCGACCAGGTCGACCGCACCCGAGGCGACGACGTCACGCAGCTCGGCCTCGCTGAAGCCCCAGGCCGAGCTGAGCCGGCGCAGCCGCTTGACCGGGGCCTCGGGCAGCGACGCTCGGAGCTCCTCGACCCACTCGCGGCTCGGCGCCACGGGGACGAGGTCGGGGTCGGGGAAGTAGCGGTACTCCTCCGCCTGCTCCTTGCTCCGGCCGGACGAGGTCGTGCCCGGACCCTCCTGCCAGTGCCGCGTCTCCTGCTTGACCCGGCGGCCGTCGGTGAGCACGGCGGCCTGGCGGCCGATCTCGAAACGGATGGCGCGCTCGACGCTGCGCAGGGAGTTGACGTTCTTGGTCTCGGTCCGCGTGCCCAGCGGGGACTCGGGCGTCGGCCGCAGCGACACGTTGGCGTCGCAGCGCAGCGAGCCCTGCTCCATGCGTACGTCCGACACCCCGAGCGAGCGCAGGAGGTCGCGCAGCATCGCCACGTACGCCCGCGCCACGGCCGGCGCGTACTTCCCCGCACCCTCGATCGGGCGCGTGACGATCTCGATCAGCGGCACCCCGGAACGGTTGTAGTCCAGCAGCGAGTGGTCCGCGCCGTGGATGCGCCCGGTCGCGCCGCCCACGTGCAGCGACTTGCCGGTGTCCTCCTCCATGTGCGCGCGCTCGATCTCGATCCGGTACGTGCGCAGCACGCCCTCGTCGTCGGGCACCTCGACCTCGGCCCAGCCGTCGTACGCGATGGGCTCGTCGTACTGGCTGATCTGGTAGTTCTTCGGCTGGTCGGGGTAGAAGTAGTTCTTCCGCGCGAAGCGGCACCACCCCGCGATCGAGCAGTTCAGGGCGAGACCGATCCGGATCGCCGACTCGACCGCCTTGGCGTTGACGACCGGCAGCGAGCCGGGCAGGCCGAGGCAGGTCGGGCAGACCTGGGTGTTCGGCTCGGCGCCGAACACGGTCGAGCAGCCGCAGAACATCTTCGACGCGGTGTTCAGCTCGACGTGCACCTCGAGGCCGAGCGCCGGGTCGAAGCGGGCGACCGCGTCGTCGTAGTCCAGGACGAGGTCGGGGGCGGTGGTGGTCACTGGGGTCCTCCTTCGACGAGCTCGGGACGCAGGACGAGCTCGGGGGCCTGGGCCAGCAACGGACCGCCCCAGCGCTCCTCGAGCGCGCGTTCGAGCGCGGAACCGACGCGGTAGAGCCGGTCGTCGGCCAGCGGCGGCGCCATCACCTGCAGACCGACCGGAAGCCCGTCCTCGGGGGCGAGGCCCACCGGGAACGACGCGCTCGCGTTGCCGGCGAGGTTGGACGGGATGGTGCAGAGGTCGTTCAGGTACATGGCCAGCGGGTCGTCGACCTTCTCCCCGAGCCGGAACGCGGTCGTCGGCGTCGAGGGCGAGACGAGCACGTCCACCTGCGCGAACGCCGCCTCGAAGTCGCGCGTGACGAGCGTGCGGACCTTCTGCGCCTGCCCGTAGTAGGCGTCGTAGTAGCCGCTGGAGAGCGCGTACGTGCCGAGGATGATCCGGCGCTTGACCTCGGCACCGAAGCCGGCCTCGCGGGTCAGCCCCATGACCTCCTCCGCGTCGTGGCTGCCGTCGTCGCCGGCCCGCAGGCCGAAGCGCATCCCGTCGAACTTGGCCAGGTTGGAGCTCGCCTCGCTCGGCAGGATCAGGTAGTACGCCGGCAGCGCGTAGGTGAAGCTCGGGCAGGAGACCTCGACGATCTCCGCGCCGAGGCCGGACAGGACGTCGACCGCCTCGCGGAACCGCTGCTCGACGCCGGGCGCGTAGCCCTCGCCGCCGAGCTCGCGCACGATGCCGATCTTCATCCCGCGCACGTCCCCGGAACGGGCCGCGCCCACGACGTCCGGCACGGGCGCGTCCGCCGACGTCGAGTCGAGCGGGTCGTGCCCGCCGATGACCGCGTGCAGCAGGGCCGCGTCGAGGACCGTACGCGCGCAGGGCCCGGGCTGGTCGAGGCTCGAGGCCAGGGCGACGAGGCCGTAGCGCGAGGTGCCGCCGTACGTCGGCTTGATCCCGACGGTGCCGGTGACCGAGGCCGGCTGGCGGATCGAGCCGCCGGTGTCGGTGCCGATCGCGAGCGGCGCCTCGAAGGCGGCCAGCGCGGCGGCCGAGCCGCCCCCGGAACCACCGGGGATCCGGTCGAGGTCCCACGGGTTGTGGGTGGGGCCGTAGGCGGAGTTCTCGGTCGAGGAGCCCATCGCGAACTCGTCGAGGTTGGTCTTGCCCAGGATGACCAGCCCGGCGTCGAGCATGCGGCGCGTGACGGTGGCGTCGTACGGCGGGACCCAGCCCTGCAGGACCTTGGAGCCTGCGGTGGTCGGGGCGCCGGCGTACGTCAGCACGTCCTTGAGCGCCACGGGGACGCCAGCCAGCGGCCCGAGGGTCTCACCGGCCGCGCGGGCCCGGTCGACCTCGGCGGCGGCGGCCAGCGCACGCTCGCCGTCCACGTGCAGGAACGCGTGCACCGCGGGCTCCACGGCGGTCATCCGGTCGAGGTGCGCCTGGGTGACCTCCACCGAGCTGACGTCGCCCGAGGCGATCCGCCCGGCGAGGTCGGCGGCGGTGGCGCGGGTCAGGTCGTCGCTCATCAGGCGTCCTCCCCCAGGATCCGCGGGACGCGGAACCGGTCGTCCTCGGCCGCGGGTGCGCCCGCAAGGACCGCCTCGCGCGGCAGCGACGGGCGGACCACGTCGGCGCGGAAGACGTTCTGCAGGGGCAGCGGGTGGGAGGTCGGCGGGATGTCGGCCGCGGCGACCTCGGACACCTTGGCGACCGCCTCCAGGATCGCGTCCAGCTGCGGCGCCAGGTGGGCGAGCTCGTCCTGGGTCAGCTCGATCCGGGCCAGCCGGCCCAGCTCGGCCACGTCGTCGGGCGTCAAGGCCACGGGGCGTACTCCTCTAGATCACGTGCGCGTCTGCGCCCGCCGCTGCGCAGCGGGCGAAGTTCCATCCTAGGACCGCGGCCCGGTCGGTCTCCGAGCCGTTTCCCCCGGCGCGGGCGCGCGCTCAGAGGTCGAGCGGTCGCAGCACCGCCCCGGTCTTCAGCTTGGGCGTGAAGAACGTCGACTTCGGCGGCATCAGCAGGCCCTCACGGGCCGTCCGCTCGATCTCGGCCAGGCTCGGCGGCCGGACGAGCACCGCGGCCACCGCCCTGCCCTGGGTCACGGCGTCGAGGGCGGGCTGCACCCCGGCGTGGTAGGCCACCTGCGGGTCCAGACCGTCGAGCGTCGTCTCCAGCCAGACCCCGTCGAGCGCGCGGACGCCGTCGAGGACGCCGGGTCGTGGGTCCAGCCGCCAGGCCCCGTCGGCGGTGAGGAGGACCATCGACGTGGCGTTCACCGCGGACACGGTCCCCTCGTCGCCGGCCACCTCGGTGAGGACGAAGGATCGCTCGAGCGCCGCGCGGAGCGCCGCCGGGTCCACGCCCGAGTACAGCCGGTGGATCGGCTCCACGCTCAGCTGGTCGGCCACGAGCTCGGCGACGAAGGCGAGCGTGAGCTCGGCGGCGGTGTCGGTGCGCCCCGTGGCGGCGCGCACCTCGTCGCGGAACGTCCGGCCGACCGCGTAGCGGTGGTGCCCGTCGGCGATCAGCACGTCGTCGGAGGCCAGCAGGTCGCGGATCGCGCGGACCCGCTCCGGGTCGGTGACGCGCTCCCAGACGTGCTCGACACGGCGTCCGTAGGCGTCGTCGACCAGGCGGCCGACCAGCTCGCCCGGAGCGGCCAGGAGGTCGGCCAGACCAGCGGCCAGCGACAGCCCCCAGACCGGCGACAGGTTGGCCCGCGTCGCCCGGGTCAGCTCGAGCCGGTCGGTCGAGTCCTTCGGCGTGGTGCGTTCGTGCGGCAGCACCCCGCCCGCGCCGGCGTCCACGACCTCGAGGGCGCCGAGGACCCCGGCCACGTCGCGCGCGACCCCGTGGCCGTCGGCGAACCGGAGCCGGTAGATCGTGAAGGACGGTTCCGGGTCGAGGACCAGGACGCCGTCGGCGACCCAGCCGTCGAGCGTGGTCGCCGCGACCCCGTACCGGTCCGCTCCCCCGCGCGGCACGTCCACGCGCGTGACGTTCTGCGGCGACCGGGCCTGGAGCGCGTCGACGTCGGCGGCGTCGAGGACGTCGTACGGCGGGGCGAGCAGCGGTTCCAGGTCGGGCGCCGCGTAGCGGAGGGCGCGGAACGGCTCGAAGCGCGGCATGAGGAGAGGTTGCCACGCAGCGCCCGTCCGGCCGGACACGGCTCACCAGGCCTCTTACGCGCTCGACATGATTCGGTAACGCCGTTCTGCGACGATGTGGCCGTGTTCCTCATGCGCGTGACCCTGCCTGACCGGCCCGGTTCGCTCGGCTCGGTGGCGTCCGCGATGGGTGGCGTCGGCGGTGACATCAACGCCGTCGAGATCGTGGAGAAGGGGGACGGCGTCGTCGTCGACGACTTCATCGTCGACCTGCCGCCGAACCAGCTGCCCGAGACGCTGGTCAGCGCCTGCCAGAACCTCGAGGGCGTGCGCGTCGAGTGGATCGCCCGCTACCCCGAGGGCGGGGGCCTGCAGTCCGACCTCGAGGCGCTCGAACGGATGACCGCCGACCCGGTGCACGCGGCCGAGACCCTCGTCTCGCTCTGCCCGGTCGTGTTCCGGTCGCACTGGGCGATCCTCGTCGCCACCGGACCGGGTGGGCCCGAGATGACCTTCTCCACCACGCTCGCCCCGGACGTCGGTCCCGAGCTCGCCGGCCGGCTCGCGCCCTTCGACGTCACGCACCGGCTCGATCTCGAGAGCGGCTGGGCGCCCGGCTGGGGGGACTGCACCGTCGTCGTCACGCCCATCACGCAGGACCGGGTCATCGTCATCGGCCGTCAGGGCGGGCCCGTGTTCCTCGACTCCGAGATCGCCCGGCTCCACCACCTCGCCGCTCTCGTCACCTAGGACCCCGCCGCCGACGCTGAGCCCCCGCCGGCTGCGCGCCGCCGTCTCGCCAGGCATGATGCCGGGCAGGGGGTGGGCGTGGAGGGGTACGGCTGGGCGGAGCTGGGCGAGCTCGTGACGTCGTTCGGCTACGGCGTGCTCTCCGCCCTGGTGCCGCTCGTGAACGCCGAGAGCTACGTCGTCGTCTCGGGCCTCTCCTCGATCGGCCGGGCGGCGCCCGTCGTGCTCGGCGTCGCGCTGGGCCAGACCCTCGGCAAGGTGCTGCTCTTCCTCGGGGTGCGGCGCGGGAAGCAGTTCCCCTTCATCCGTCGCGAGCGGGCCCGGTTCCGGCGCGGCACGGCCGGCCCGACCCGGCGTCGGCTCAGCCGGGCGGTCGCCGCCCTGCTGCGGCTGGTGGGCGAGAAGCGCTGGGGCCTGCCGATCGTGCTCCTGGCCGCGGTGACCGGCCTCCCCCCGCTCTACGCCGTCGCCCTGCTGGCCGGGGCGACGAAGATGCGGCTGGGCTGGTTCGCCGTGGCCGTGCTCGTCGGGCGTACGGCGCGGTTCGTGCTCGTGGCCCGCGGCGTGGCCGTCCTCCACCCGGGCTGACCCCACGGCGCGGAGGGACGGCCTACCTGATGCTTGGCTGTGAGCTCGTCTCGGCACCCCGGGCGTGACCTGGTGCTCGCTACCCTTGGCGCCATGCGGCTGCGCGCGGCGTTCTCGGACCTCAACCTCAACGGAGCCACCCCGCCTCGGGTGCAGCCCCGGCTGGGCGAGTGGGGTCCCGAGCTCGTCCCCAGCACGGGCCAGAAGCGGCGGATGCGCATCTGGGTCGGCCTGGTCCTGCTCGGCGCGATGCTCGCGATCTTCGGGGTGGGCTGGTACGTCTACCACGCGATGACGGGCAGCTGGGGCTTCGGGATCGGCGACGACTCCGGCTTCTTCGCCCCGGGCGCGCTGGTCGGTCTGCTGCTCGCCTGACGCTCGGTCGTGCCCTCGGGGCCGCCGCTCGGCCCGCCCCTAAACTCGCGGGATGACCGACACCGTGGTCGCTGCGTCCTCCGAGGCGGCGAAGGAGGTCGCGGACCTCACCGGCCGGATCGACCAGCTGCGGCACGAGTACTACGAGGGCGACTCCTCGACCGCCTCCGACCAGGAGTACGACGACCTCGTACGACGTCTCCAAGCGCTCGAGGCGAAGTACCCCGAGCTGCTCCGGCCCGACAGTCCCACGCAGACGGTGGGCGGCGCACCGGAGACGACGTTGTTCGCGCCGGTCGTGCACCGCGAGCCGATGCTCTCCCTCGACAACGTCTTCAGCCGGGCCGAGCTCGACGAGTGGGCGGGCCGGGTCCAGCGCGACGCCGCGAAGCGCGCACCCGACGCCCCCGTGCGCTGGCTGTGCGAGCTGAAGATCGACGGCCTGGCGATCAACCTGCGCTACGAGCGCGGCGTGCTGACCTCGGCCGCGACCCGCGGTGACGGGGTCACGGGCGAGGACGTCACGCCGAACGTGCGCACCATGGGCACGATCCCGACTCGCCTGGCCGGGACCGGCCACCCCGAGCTCGT contains these protein-coding regions:
- the gatA gene encoding Asp-tRNA(Asn)/Glu-tRNA(Gln) amidotransferase subunit GatA, with the protein product MSDDLTRATAADLAGRIASGDVSSVEVTQAHLDRMTAVEPAVHAFLHVDGERALAAAAEVDRARAAGETLGPLAGVPVALKDVLTYAGAPTTAGSKVLQGWVPPYDATVTRRMLDAGLVILGKTNLDEFAMGSSTENSAYGPTHNPWDLDRIPGGSGGGSAAALAAFEAPLAIGTDTGGSIRQPASVTGTVGIKPTYGGTSRYGLVALASSLDQPGPCARTVLDAALLHAVIGGHDPLDSTSADAPVPDVVGAARSGDVRGMKIGIVRELGGEGYAPGVEQRFREAVDVLSGLGAEIVEVSCPSFTYALPAYYLILPSEASSNLAKFDGMRFGLRAGDDGSHDAEEVMGLTREAGFGAEVKRRIILGTYALSSGYYDAYYGQAQKVRTLVTRDFEAAFAQVDVLVSPSTPTTAFRLGEKVDDPLAMYLNDLCTIPSNLAGNASASFPVGLAPEDGLPVGLQVMAPPLADDRLYRVGSALERALEERWGGPLLAQAPELVLRPELVEGGPQ
- the gatC gene encoding Asp-tRNA(Asn)/Glu-tRNA(Gln) amidotransferase subunit GatC; translation: MALTPDDVAELGRLARIELTQDELAHLAPQLDAILEAVAKVSEVAAADIPPTSHPLPLQNVFRADVVRPSLPREAVLAGAPAAEDDRFRVPRILGEDA
- the gatB gene encoding Asp-tRNA(Asn)/Glu-tRNA(Gln) amidotransferase subunit GatB; amino-acid sequence: MTTTAPDLVLDYDDAVARFDPALGLEVHVELNTASKMFCGCSTVFGAEPNTQVCPTCLGLPGSLPVVNAKAVESAIRIGLALNCSIAGWCRFARKNYFYPDQPKNYQISQYDEPIAYDGWAEVEVPDDEGVLRTYRIEIERAHMEEDTGKSLHVGGATGRIHGADHSLLDYNRSGVPLIEIVTRPIEGAGKYAPAVARAYVAMLRDLLRSLGVSDVRMEQGSLRCDANVSLRPTPESPLGTRTETKNVNSLRSVERAIRFEIGRQAAVLTDGRRVKQETRHWQEGPGTTSSGRSKEQAEEYRYFPDPDLVPVAPSREWVEELRASLPEAPVKRLRRLSSAWGFSEAELRDVVASGAVDLVAATVDAGTTPQAARKWWLGELTRRANADGVELEQLPVGPAEVAQLQGLVDAGTLNDKLAREVLEGVLAGEGSPSEVVEKRGLAVVSDDGALGAAVDEAIAANPGVADKIRAGKVQAAGALIGAVMKSMGGKADAGRVRELVLERLT
- a CDS encoding DUF1015 family protein: MPRFEPFRALRYAAPDLEPLLAPPYDVLDAADVDALQARSPQNVTRVDVPRGGADRYGVAATTLDGWVADGVLVLDPEPSFTIYRLRFADGHGVARDVAGVLGALEVVDAGAGGVLPHERTTPKDSTDRLELTRATRANLSPVWGLSLAAGLADLLAAPGELVGRLVDDAYGRRVEHVWERVTDPERVRAIRDLLASDDVLIADGHHRYAVGRTFRDEVRAATGRTDTAAELTLAFVAELVADQLSVEPIHRLYSGVDPAALRAALERSFVLTEVAGDEGTVSAVNATSMVLLTADGAWRLDPRPGVLDGVRALDGVWLETTLDGLDPQVAYHAGVQPALDAVTQGRAVAAVLVRPPSLAEIERTAREGLLMPPKSTFFTPKLKTGAVLRPLDL
- a CDS encoding ACT domain-containing protein, with the protein product MRVTLPDRPGSLGSVASAMGGVGGDINAVEIVEKGDGVVVDDFIVDLPPNQLPETLVSACQNLEGVRVEWIARYPEGGGLQSDLEALERMTADPVHAAETLVSLCPVVFRSHWAILVATGPGGPEMTFSTTLAPDVGPELAGRLAPFDVTHRLDLESGWAPGWGDCTVVVTPITQDRVIVIGRQGGPVFLDSEIARLHHLAALVT
- a CDS encoding YqaA family protein, whose amino-acid sequence is MEGYGWAELGELVTSFGYGVLSALVPLVNAESYVVVSGLSSIGRAAPVVLGVALGQTLGKVLLFLGVRRGKQFPFIRRERARFRRGTAGPTRRRLSRAVAALLRLVGEKRWGLPIVLLAAVTGLPPLYAVALLAGATKMRLGWFAVAVLVGRTARFVLVARGVAVLHPG
- a CDS encoding universal stress protein, whose translation is MSVLVAVTDSPEGLAALEAAANEAAQLHVQLTAINLTGAELDTSRLAAGVPVEVVVPDGASDIDEVEQVLQAIEERSEVTRLVVGVRKRSPIGKAVLGSIAQRLILESTVPVLSVKTTDAETRS